From Arcobacter arenosus:
TTTTGCTTTTCTTAAAAGTTCACCTTGTGAAGTTACAACAGAATCTGCAACTAATAATGGCATATCCTCACAGCCATATTTAGAAAACAGCTCTTTATATTTTCCTAGTGTTGCTTCATATACAAAAGATTTTGGGTTTGTAGTTTTGATTGTATCTTCATCAAAGTCTCCTCCATTTTGTATAAAATCAATATTGTGAGTTTTTAAAATTAGTGCTCTTGTAGGAGAATTTGAACCTAGTCGAATCAAAACTTAATTACCTTTTTTTATTTGAAGTATACTAAAAAGTTATAAAATATTAACTTTTATATTTTCATTGAAAATAGGATATAATCACCAATGCAAAAAATCAATATAATATCTGGCTTTTTAATATTTCTATCTTTTTTAATAACCGTTTTTAGCTATTTTTTTTATCCTGAATTATATATTTTATCTGGAATTTTAGCTTGGTTTGCTTTATTTTTATTGTTTAGTAAAACTTCAAATAAGAAATTATTAGTTTCCCTTTTGGTTTTATCTATGATAAGTTTTATTTTTAGCTTTTTAAATGGTTTTGATATTGATTTTAAAAGGGCTATTTTGGTTAATCAATACTTATTAGTACTTTTAATAGGCGTTGGTTTTTTAAGGCTTATTGCAAGTCCAAAGGAAACAAAAATAAAAGATTTACCTAGGGGTAAAAACTCTTTTTTAAAAACATATTTTGGGGTTCATCTTTTTGGGTCTGTTATAAACTTATCTTCTTTTATTTTAGTTGCTGATAAACTTTATAAAAAAGCTTCATTAACAAAATTGCAAGTTTTAGTTCTTAGTCGTGCTTTTTCTTCCGATGCTTTTTGGTCACCTTTTTTTGTTGCTTTTGCTGCTGCATTAACTTATGCTCCAAATTTAAAAGCTTCAACAATACTTCCTTTAGGGATTTTTTTGGCAATTATTGCTTTTGTTATAACTTATTTAGAGGTTTTAGTAAAATATGATTTTAAAGATTTCCAAGGTTATCCTATAAATTTTGAATCTTTGTATATACCTTTTTTATTAGCATTATTTGTTTTGATAACAAACCATTATTTTCCAAATCTAAAAGTAATATTACTTATTGCTGTTTTTTCTTTGCTTCTAACAATATTGATTTTACCACTTAAAGAGGGATTAAAAAACTCTTTTAAACTGTTGGATACTCACATTAAAACAGAACTTCCAAATATGAAAAATGAACTTTCGCTTTTTTTAGTAGCGGGTTTATTTGGAGTTAGTATAAGTTCAATTATTGTTGGTTTAAATATTGATTTTCCTTTGGAAAAATTTGATGGAATGGGTGCATCGATTCTACTTTTAGTATTTATTCTTTTATCTTTTATGGGAATCCATCCAATTATTACAATAGCCATTATAGGAAATTGGATAAATGAGTTAAACCATACGTTACTTGCAGTAACATTTCTAATGTCTTGGTCAATTGCAGTATCAACCTCCCCATTTAGCGGGCTTAATTTGACTATTCAGTCAAGATATAAATTGATTGCCTGGGATATTTTTAAAATTAACCTTCCTTATACCATCAAAATGTACTTTGTGTGTGTTATAATCTTAAATATACTAGCTAAATATTTAGGAATTTAATGAACATACTTTTTATAATACTAGGAAAAATATTTCCTTTGTATTTAACAATTGCAGCAGGTTATATCTTTACAAAATATTTTAAAATTAAAAGGGAACAAATAGCTTTTTTACTTGTTTATATACTTGGTCCCGTAGTAATCTTTTTTGCAGTTTTATCTATTGAGATTAATATCCAGCTTGTTTTCTTACCAGTTTTTATTTTTCTTTTTGGAAGTTCAATAGCCTTTTTTATTTTACACAAATATAAAGATACCTGGAAAGATCCTAGTGTAAATACTCTTGCTTTTACTTGTGGTACAGGGAACACAGGATATTTTGGTATTCCCCTTGCTATGATTTTACTTGAGCCAAGTGCTGCAAATATATTTATTTTTGGAACTTTAGCTTCCCTTTTATATGAAAATACTACAGGTTTTTATGTTACGGCAAAGGGTAGTTTTACAGCTAGACAATCTATACTTAAAATTCTTAAATTACCATTGTTATATGCTTTTATTGCTGGACTTTGTTTTAACCTTGTTGGTTTTAGAACACCTGAATTTATAGTACCTTATTTTGAAAATTTAAAATGGGCATATGGACTTTTAGGTATGATGATGCTAGGGATGGGGATGAAAGGCTTTAATCTTCATGAGGATTTTGATAAAAAGTATATAAAAATAGCATATTTTTACAAGTTTATTTTTTGGCCTGCAGTTGTATTGGCAATAATTTTTATTGATAAGAGTTTTATTCATTTTTTAAATGAAGAGATTTATAAAGTTATGTTTTTATTTTCAATAGTACCACTTGCAGGTAATACGGTTACTTTAGCAGTTTTATTAAAAGCAAAACCAGAAAAAGCATCATTTACAGTACTTTTATCAACTTTAATTTCAGTAGTTTATATACCTATTGTATTAGCTTTGTATGGTGGTTTTTAATCTAAAACTCTTATAACTTTCCAAAAATGTTTTTCATAATAAGGATTATCGAGTCTTGAAATCGTTACACCCTTTTTGGTAGAAGCGTGTAAGAATTTACCACCTTCAAGGTAGATTCCCACATGTCTTACTTTGAAGCCTGTTTTAAAAAAAACTAAATCTCCCATTTTTAAATCTTCTATTGAAACTTCTTCTCCAAATTCAGATTGTAAAGCAGTAGTTCTAGGAATTTGAATATTTAGTTTGTCTTTAAATGTCCTTTGCACAAAGGCAGAGCAATCAATCCCATTTTTTGAATAGCCACCATATTTATACTTAACACCTTTCCAGTCAATATATTGAGCCTTTAGGTTTTCATAAAGTAAGTCTTCTTTTGTAGTTTCAGTGGATTTATTTGGAAAAGATTTGTTGTGGTTAAAACTTTCACTTCTATAATTATTTTTTGAACTACAAGCTTGAAAAGTTAAAAGAATAAATAATATAGTCATAAGAGTTTTTATAAGATTCATATTGATACCTAGGTTTTTTCTTTATTTTAATTGAATCTCACTTAAATTTTTAGTATATTTGTTATAATTTAATATATAACTAAAAAGGATATATATGCAAAGTAGTATAAAACCAATGTTAATATTGGGTATAGCAATATTTTTAGGACTTTTTTCCTTAGGTTATTTTATTTCTACAAGTGTCATTAACTATAAGCAATTTGACAGAACTGTTACAGTAAAAGGATTATCCCAAAAACAATATAGTGCTGATGTTGTTTTATGGCCAATTAAATTTGTAACTCCTGATGCAAACCTTCTAGATTTAAATGAAAAAATAGAAAACTATACTTCTATAATTTTAAAGTTTTTGAAAGAGAATAATATTTCAGATAAAGAGATAACTATTCAACCACCATCAATTACAGATAAATTAGCAAATGATTATGGAAACAAAAATTATCAGTATAGATATTTAGGAACAAGAACTATAAATATTTATTCAAAAGATGTAACTAAGATTCGAGAGGCTATCTCTAAGTTAACAAAACTAAATAAAAAAGGGATTGTCTTTAAAATAAATGATTATGATACTAGAATTGAGTATATTTTTACTAGATTAAATGAAGTAAAACCTCAAATGATTGAAGAGTCAACAAAAAAAGCTAGAGAGGTTGCTTTGAAATTTGCTAAGGATTCCAATAGTAAATTAGGAAAAATCAGAAAAGCTAGACAAGGTCAGTTTTCGATTTTTGATAGGGATAAAAACACCCCTTATATAAAAACAGTTAGAGTTGTTTCTACGGTTGAGTATTATTTGAGTGACTAAGAGGTTTAAAATCCTCTTAATGTAACTCCTAGAAAAATTGCTATAACACCTAAAACTATATTTATAGGGATTAGGTAATTTGCTATTGGAAGTAATTTTTCTTTTGCATTTGCTAATGCGCCTTCATCAAAAGCTTTTTGTGCTTGTTTTCTTTTTATAAAAACTATTATAAAGACAATTGTCATAATTGTCCAAATCACCTCTTTTGCAATAACAAAACTATATAGAGGTGTTCCTTTAAATCCTAAAGCAATAATCATAATTATTGCAGTAAGAAGTAAAATTATAATTGAAGGAATAACCATATTAAAAAATCTTCTTAAAGATTCTAAGGTTCTTCCTAATTTTATTTTTGGGTCATTTATCTCTTGCATTGAGTAGTGAACTGCAAATCTAATTGCTATCATTCCACCTACCCAAATTACTGCAGAAATTACATGTAAAAATACAATTACTCCAGAAAAGTTTGCAAACAATGATTCCATATTATAAATTATCCATCACAAATTTTTTAGCTGCTTCTTTAGCTTCTTCAATTTTAGATACATCTTTACCCCCAGCTTGTGCGAAATCAGGTCTTCCACCTCCACCTCCACCAACAATAGGAGCAATTGCTTTAATCCAATCACCAGCTTTTACAGCTGTGTTTTTAGACCCTGCAACTAACATAACTTTTTCACCTTTTGGTTGAATTAGTAAGATTGCAACTTTTTCATTTCCATTTTTGTAATCATCAACTAGTTTTTTAATGTCACCATTTTTAACTATATCAACAACAACTTTTGTGTCTCCCACCATCTCTTCATTAATAGGTGAGGCACTTTGGCTTTGAGCCTCTTCAAGCTCTTTTTTAAGTTCTTTGATTTGTTCTTTAAGTTTTTTAATTCCTAAAACGGCATCTTTATTTTTAACTTCAGAAATAACTTCATTTAAAGTTGAAATAGCATCTTTTGTATATGCTGTAGCAGCTAATCCACATACTGCTTCTATTCTTCTCACTCCAGCAGATACACCTGATTCTTTTGTAATATAAAAACTTCCTATATCATGGGCATTTTTTACATGTGTTCCCCCACAAAATTCAACAGATACATCTCCAAAGCTAACAACCCTAACTACATCACCATATTTTTCACCAAACATAGCAATTGCACCTTTTTGTTTAGCTTCATCTATAGGTAATTCTTCAACATCACCACTTAAACCTCTTGCAATCATAGAGTTTACTAAATCTTCAACCTCTTCAATTTGTTCTTGTGTCATAGCTTTTGGATATGTAAAGTCAAATCTTAATCTTGAAGCATCATTAAGTGAACCTGCTTGTGATACTGTGTCACCTAATACCATTTTTAAAGCACTTTGTAAAAGGTGAGTTGCACTATGATGTTTAGCTATTTCGTATCTATTTACAACAACGGCATCAACATTTTCATTAATATTTAAATCTGAACTTTCTACTTTTACTTTTGAAAGGTTTATACCATGAAATTTTTGTGTATCTTCAACAATAGCAATATGTCTATTATCTTCTAATGCTCCAATATCACCTGATTGACCACCACTTGTTGCATAAAATGGAGTTTTGTCAAGCATCACCCAACCAGTTTGACCTTTTGTTAGTTTTGATACCTCATTAAAATTTTCATCTAATAATGTAACTATTTTACTTTTGTATGAAACATTATCATATCCCACAAATTCATTTACACCATATTTTTCAAGTAATGTTTTAAAATCACCTTCTAATGCAGCATCTCCACTACCTTTCCATGCAGCTTTTGCTTTTTTCTTTTGCTCTGCCATAAGTGCATCAAATTTTTCAACATCAACTTCAATATTTTTATCCCTTAACATATCTTGAGTTAAGTCTAAAGGGAAACCTTTTTCATCATATAATTTAAATGCAATTTCACCTGAAAATAAATCTTTTGTATTTTCTAATTCTTCATTAAATAGTGTCATCCCAGAATCAATTGTTTTAAAGAATCTTTCTTCTTCTAAAGTCATTTGCTCTTTTACATACTCTTTTTGTTCAACTAATTCACTGTAATGATGTCCCATAATATCACATAAACTATCGTAAAGTTCAGCCATAAATGGTTTTCTAAATCCTAAAAGATATCCATGTCTAACTGCTCTTCTCATAATTCTTCTATTTACATAAGGTCTTCCTTCGTTTCCAAATAAAATTCCTTGTGAAAGCATAAAGGCATTTGCTCTTAGGTGATCAGCAATTACTCTATATGAACCTATATTCTCTTTTGTTGCAGTTTTGCCAGCTAAACTTTCAAGTTTTTTAATAATTGGTTGGAAATTTGAAGAATCAAAGTTGTTTAAAACTCCCTCTTTAATCGCCATAACTCTTTCTAATCCCATTCCCGTATCAATTGAAGGTTTAGGAAGAGGAGTTCTTGTTCCATCACTACTTTGTTCATATTGCATAAATACTAAGTTCCAAATCTCTAGGAATCTGTCACCATCTCCACCCATTTTATCCTCTGGGCCATTGAAGTTTTCTTCACCTTGGTCATAAAAGATTTCAGAACATGGACCACATGGACCTGTATCTCCCATAGACCAGAAATTGTCTTTATCTCCAAATCTTAAAATTCTACTAGAATCAATATGTTTAGACCATATATCAAAAGCTTCATCATCACTATCATGAACTGTTACCCAAAGTTTTTCAACAGGTAATTCTAAATTTACTGTAACAAATTCCCATGCATAGGCAATTGCATCCTCTTTAAAGTAATCCCCAAAAGAAAAATTACCTAACATCTCAAATAGTGTATGGTGACGCGCTGTATAACCAACATTTTCTAAGTCATTGTGTTTTCCACCAGCTCTAACACAAAGTTGACACGATGTTGCAGTTGGATTTTTAGGTTTTGGCACTGCACCTGTAAATATATCTTTAAATTGAACCATACCTGCATTTGTAAACATTAATGTAGGATCGTCCGGAACTAAAGGCATAGATGAGATAATCTCATGGCCTTTGCCTTTAAAAAATTCTAAATACTCTTTTCTTATATCCATTTATTCTGTCCATTTAATTAGTTTTTACTAACATAATAATTTGCGCCTATTGTAACCAAAATATTATTTATGAAAGATTAGTGGAGCTTTATACAAGTTGATTTAAGTTTTAAAGAGTATAATTTAACACTTTTACATAAAAAATACATAAATAAAGGAATTTAAAATGGGTAAATATATAGATTTAACTCCTGAAAACTTTGAAGAAGTTACTAACTCTGGTGTATCAATGGTAGATTTCTGGGCTCCATGGTGTGGACCTTGTAGAATGGTTGCTCCAATTATTGAAGAGTTAGCTGAAGAGTTTGAAGGTAAAGCTAACATTTGTAAAGTAAATACAGATGAGCAACAAGATTTAGCTGTTAAATATGGAATTAGATCTATTCCAACTATTATCTTTGTTAAAGATGGGGAGATAGTTGATCAAATGGTTGGTGCTGCATCTAAACAAGCATTCGCTGATAAAATTAACTCATTTTTATAATAGTTAAATAAAATCAAAAAACTTAAGCAAGACTTAGTCTTGCTTTTTTTATTTACTTTTTAATATGGATATTATTTATTAAATGATAAAATTTTTCCATAAATCAAAGACAACAAATAAAAAGGAAAAATAAAATGTCAGCAAAATATATAGATTTAACAGAAGAAAATTTTGAAGAAACTACAAAATCAGGTGTAGCAATGGTAGATTTTTGGGCTCCATGGTGTGGACCTTGTAGAATGCTAGCTCCAATTATTGATCAATTGGCTGAAGAGTTTGAAGGTAAAGCTAAAATTTGTAAAGTAAATTCAGATGAACAACAAGACTTAACAGTTAAATATGGTGTAAGATCAGTTCCTACAATATTATTTATGAAAAATGGTGAAGTTGTAGACCAATTGATTGGTGCACAATCTAAACAAGCTTTCTCAGATAAAATCAACTCATTAATATAAAATATATTGAATATATCTAAAAAATTATTGAAAGGATAGCACTAGCTATCCTTTTTTTTAACTTAAAATTTACAATTAAACTACAAAATTACACTAAATATTAAAAAAGCCACACTAATGTCACATTAGAGTTTTAAAATTTCAGTATAAAAAAAGAACATTAATGAAAGGATATGTTATGAGCAATACAGTAAAAATGGCTATACCAATTTTAGTAGCCGTAATTGTTGCGCTTCTACCTACACCAGAAGGTTTAGCTGTTAACGCACACTATTTCTTCGCAGTGTTTTTAGGAGTAATTGTAGGTTTAATTTTGGAGCCAATTCCACCAGCACTAATTGGTTTAACAGGAGTTGCATTTTGTGCAGCATTTGGTTTAGTTGGTAATTCAAAAGAATCAATTAAATGGGCTTTAAGTGGATTTTCAAATGGAGTTATTTGGTTAATTTTTGCAGCATTTATGTTTGCTCTTGGTTATAAAAAATCAGGACTTGGAAAAAGAATTTCACTTATGCTTGTTAAAAAATTAGGTAAAACATCATTAGGTTTAGGATATGCAGTAGCATTTGCAGATGGTATTTTAGCACCATTTATGCCTTCAAATACAGCAAGAAGTGCAGGGACAATTTTCCCAATTGCTATTAATATTCCGCAAATGTTTAATTCATTACCAGATAATGAGCCTAGAAAAATTGGTTCATATATTTCTTGGGTAGCTATTGCAGCAACAACTGTTACAAGTTCTATGTTCTTGACAGCTCTTGCTCCAAACTTACTTGCAGTATCTTTAGTGCAAAAAAATGTAAATGTTGCAATTGAGTGGGGAACATGGTTTAGTACACTAGCTGTAATTATGGTTCCATTGTTCTTATTAGTTCCATTGTTAGCATATATTGTTTATCCACCAGAACAAAAAACTTCACCTGAAGCGCCAGCATGGGCAGCATCAGAGTTACAAAAAATGGGTGGAATTACTAAAAAAGAGATTTTAATGCTTTGCTTTGGTATCTTAGCATTAGTTATGTGGATTTTTGGTAAACAAATTGGTGTAAACAGTACAACAGCGGCTATTGCAGTATTATGTTTACTTGTTCTTTCAAATGTAATTACATGGGAAGATGTTATCACTAATAAAGGTGCCTTTGATGTTTTCATTTGGTTTGCAACTTTAGTTGCTATGGCAGCTGGTTTAAAACAAGTTGGATTCTTAAAATGGGCAGCAGGGTTAATCTCTGGAGGATTAGTTGGAATGGATCCAGTTACAATTGCAATTTTACTTGTAATTCTATTCTTCTTATTCCATTACTTTTTTGCAAGTGTTACAGCTCATACAGTGGCATTATTACCACTATTTTTAGGGGTTGCTGTAAATCTTTTACCTCAAGAGATGATTCAACCATTATCAATTCTTTTAGTTGGTTCATTAGGATTAATGGGAATTATCACTCCGTATGGTACAGGACCTTCTCCAATTTGGTATGGTGCAGGGTATATATCACAAGCAAAATGGTGGTTCTTAGGAGCAATCTTTGGTGGTATCTATTTACTTGCTTTAGTAGGATTAGGATTTGTTATCCTTTAATCTGAAGAAATAACTACGAAAAAAGGTGTCAAGAAATTGGCACCTTTTTTTTATTAAATTTCTACTATAATATTTTCAATATGAAGAAATTAATTTTTTTACTAATCTTTCCAATTTTTCTATTTGCTAATAGTAAGATTCTTATTATAAACTCCTATCACAAAGGTTATGAATTTAGTGATAGTATTGTAAAAGGGATTGAAGAAGTAGTTTATCCTTATACAAATATAGATATTAATACTTTATATATGGACTCAAAAAGGGTTACTTCAAAAGAGTATTTTTCAAATCTTGAAAAACTATATAGCGTTCAATTAAAAAATAGAGAATATGATTTAATTGTAGCAATTGATAGATTTGCATACGATTTTGTTTTAGATGTTCATGAAAAATTTTTTAAAGATAAGCCAGTTTTAGCTGTTGGTATCGAAAACTTTTATGAAGAAAAAGCAATAAAATATGGTGTTAAAGATAAGGTTTCAGCTTTATTAGAAAGAAGAGATTTAAAATCTAATGTAAAAGTTATAAAAAGATTAATACCAAACCTTCAAAAACTTTATATTATAAATGATAAAAGTGAAAATGCCTTACATACTGAACCTTTAATACAAGAACTTTTTGAAGACTTTGATGGTGATTATGAATTAATTTATTTAAAAGAGGATGATTTAGAAAGTTTAAAAGAAAAATTCCAAGTTGAAGATGAAAATAGTGCAGCCTTATTTATACGATTTTATAAAAATAAAGATGGGAAATTAAATAATAATAGAGAAATAGAAAACTTTATTGATAATTCAAAAATCCCTATTTTTATAACAGATTCTATATTTATAAAAAAAGGTGCAGTTGGTGGTAGGATTGTAGATTTATATAGATTTGGTAAAGCTTCTGGGGAAATGGCACTTGATATTTTATATGGCAAGGAGCATAAGGTTATTATATTCAAAGATTTAAATTATGTATTTGATTCAAAAAAACTAGAACAATTTATTCTTCCCGTAAGTGTTTTAGATGTAGATTATGAAATTGTAAATAAAAGGGAGACTTTTTATGATAAAAATAGAGGTTTCATTGAGGTTGTATTTAAACTTATCCCCTTATTATTGTTCCTTATTTTAGGACTTATTCATAATATATATAAGAGAAAACAAACAGAAAAAGAGTTAAGACAAAGAATTGATTTTGATGCAGTTTTATTAAATGCAATTGATAGTCCCATCTTTTGGCAGGATGAAAAGGGTTTTATTGTAGATTCAAATTCACAGTTTTGTTCTTTATTAAAACTCAAATGTGATCAAATATATGGATGTGATGAAATATATGGAAAAAAACTTGAAGACTTTTCTTCTAATCCAAATGTTTTACTTATAATAGATGTTTTAGAAAAATATAAACAAAATAAAAAAGAAAACTATGAATTTAAGTTTTATGATTTAAGTGGAGAAAAGAAATTTTATCTTTTAAAGCAGGAAAAATTTGAAGATAAAAAGTCTAAAACAGAAGGTACTGTTACAATTTTTACTGATGTAACTAAAGAGAGAGAAGTTGCAATGGAAAAACAAAGAAATAGACAATTTGTAATTCAACAAAGTAAATTAGCAGAAATTGGTGAAGTATTTTCATCTATTGCCCACCAATGGAAATCTCCTCTTATAGAGATTACGGCAATTGCACAAGAACTTTTTTATACAAGAAAATGTGATGGTTGTAATAAAAATGAAAAAGAGGATGAAAGTTTTGTAAAAGATATTATGAATCAAGTTACATATATGACAAATACTATTAATGATTTCCAAAAATTTATCATGCCTTCTAATAAAAAGAAAGAATTTAACATTTATGATGCTGTAAAATCTGTTTTAGAAATCATAAATCATAATATAAAATACAATAATATTAAAATCAATATCGATGTAAAAGATGATACAAAGTTAAATGTTTTTGGATATAAAAATGAGATTATGCAATCTTTTTTAAATATAGTTAATAATGCAAAAGACGCTCTTTTGGAAAAAAATGATTATAAAAACAGAAATATTGAAATAAAACTTTTTAATGAAAATAAATATTTAGTAATCACAATAAAAGATAATGCAGGTGGTATTGATGAAAAATCAATAAATGATATTTTCAATCCATACTTTACTACAAAAGAGAATGGCCATGGAATTGGACTATATATGAGTAAGGTTATCATTGAAGATAAAATGGGTGGAAGCATTTCTGTAAAAAATGTTGAAAATGGGGCAATGTTTACAATAAGATTGGATCAAAGTATATGAAAATATTAGTTTTAGAAGATAATAAGAGTTTGTCAAGTGTTATGGATAAAGCACTTACAGCTGAGGGGTATAAAGTTGATTGTTTTTATGATGGTGATGATGCAGCAGATGCAGTAGAAAATGGCTATGGTTGTTTTATTTTAGATATAAATGTACCAAATTTGGATGGTATCTCAATTTTAGAATATATTAGAATGAATCATCCTGATACACCAGTTATTATAATTAGTGCAAATCATGATTTAGAGAAAATTGAAAAATCATACTCTTTTGGATGTGATGATTATTTAAAAAAACCATTTTATATTTTAGAACTTGTTCAA
This genomic window contains:
- a CDS encoding ABC transporter substrate binding protein, which encodes MKKLIFLLIFPIFLFANSKILIINSYHKGYEFSDSIVKGIEEVVYPYTNIDINTLYMDSKRVTSKEYFSNLEKLYSVQLKNREYDLIVAIDRFAYDFVLDVHEKFFKDKPVLAVGIENFYEEKAIKYGVKDKVSALLERRDLKSNVKVIKRLIPNLQKLYIINDKSENALHTEPLIQELFEDFDGDYELIYLKEDDLESLKEKFQVEDENSAALFIRFYKNKDGKLNNNREIENFIDNSKIPIFITDSIFIKKGAVGGRIVDLYRFGKASGEMALDILYGKEHKVIIFKDLNYVFDSKKLEQFILPVSVLDVDYEIVNKRETFYDKNRGFIEVVFKLIPLLLFLILGLIHNIYKRKQTEKELRQRIDFDAVLLNAIDSPIFWQDEKGFIVDSNSQFCSLLKLKCDQIYGCDEIYGKKLEDFSSNPNVLLIIDVLEKYKQNKKENYEFKFYDLSGEKKFYLLKQEKFEDKKSKTEGTVTIFTDVTKEREVAMEKQRNRQFVIQQSKLAEIGEVFSSIAHQWKSPLIEITAIAQELFYTRKCDGCNKNEKEDESFVKDIMNQVTYMTNTINDFQKFIMPSNKKKEFNIYDAVKSVLEIINHNIKYNNIKINIDVKDDTKLNVFGYKNEIMQSFLNIVNNAKDALLEKNDYKNRNIEIKLFNENKYLVITIKDNAGGIDEKSINDIFNPYFTTKENGHGIGLYMSKVIIEDKMGGSISVKNVENGAMFTIRLDQSI
- a CDS encoding response regulator transcription factor, with protein sequence MKILVLEDNKSLSSVMDKALTAEGYKVDCFYDGDDAADAVENGYGCFILDINVPNLDGISILEYIRMNHPDTPVIIISANHDLEKIEKSYSFGCDDYLKKPFYILELVQKVKKLCVLQEQFLKFDEEFKFDFKNRVLYKNGVELELTKKEILFIELFSNDLHRLATYEVIEEYVWEGEETNLINIRAMIKRLRKKLPEDAITIVKGLGYSLNKNVSYI